The Aptenodytes patagonicus chromosome 19, bAptPat1.pri.cur, whole genome shotgun sequence genome contains the following window.
GCGACCTCTCTTGGTTTCAGGTAACGATGAAAAGAACGTCTCCAAAGCAGCTTAGTTGTTGACTTAGGAATGATTCTTAACGTAAATTAGCGAAGCTTGACTATGTATCTTGAGGAAAATACGTCATTTCTCGGTGTGCGCAGTTGTCTTGCCACATCCGAAGGGTGAGGAGGTTGGCGCGGTTGAGTTGGCGGCTGCGtgttcctgggggggggggaatgacgACGACCCTGGGGGGTCTTCGTGCCGCTCACCGCGCCTCTCCCTGCAAGGATGGTGGCTGATCCTGACAACCCGCTGGTGCTGGACATCCTGACTGGCTCTTCTACCTCGTACTCCTTCTTCCCGGATAAGCCTATTACTCAGGTACGCTCGGttactttttcccctcttctgggcTATACTTCTACGATTAAAGTCCCTCACGTTTCAGCAGCTTGGAAAAATCCTCGAGTGTTTAGTCTCCGGATTgattgatttattattttttttcctgaaagcgTCAGGCTGGCGTCTGCTTTCCGACGTTGCCCTGGCaatcttcctctctgctttttgtCGGTGGGAAAAACGTCCCGCGTGAGGGATGCTTTGGAAGAAAGGCCAGCCTAGATCAAAGCCTATCTCCTGGTTTCATTCCAGCCGGAGAGGGCAGAAGCTGTGAATCCCTTACCGGTTATTCTGAGCTTCCTGGTTCCTAGTTAATTGCGGACTGTGCTGGCTGCAGTCAGACTGTTCCACCCCGCAGCAAACCGGAGATTAATTCTCCTTTAATCATCCCCGAATTGGCTAAACGCCTTTCTAAACGCGTTCCTTTTCAGTACCCGCACGCGGTCGGGAAGAACACCCTTCTGATCGCGGGGCTCCAAGCCCGGAACAACGCCCGCGTTGTTTTCAGTGGCTCCCTGGATTTCTTTAGCGACGCCTTCTTCAACTCGGCCGTGCAGAAAGCTACCCCTGGCTCCAAGAGGTACGCTGGCTTCCTGGCGTCCCTGGCCAAGGAACATTTGGGGAGCTCTTCGATGAAGAAAGTCCTGGGAAACGGGCAGCAAATACTCATGTTGACGGGGAACAGCAGAAAGCGGGAATGAAATCGGGGGTGACGCGTTCCTTTGGCCTCGTGGAACAAAGGGCTTTGGGAAGCAATTCCCTCCTTTAACCCCGGCCGGCTTTTTGTTGCTTTCACATCTATTAATGGTTCGGGTTTCGGCACGCGGTGTGTTTCTCCGGCGCGGCTGCCATCCTTTCTCAGCCTTCCTTCGTCCGTAGATACTCGCAGACAGGAAATTACGAGCTGGCTGTTGCCTTGTCCCGCTGGGTGTTCAAGGAGGAGGGAGTGCTGCGCGTCGGAGCGGTGTCCCACCACCGCGTGGGGGAACTCGCGCCTCCCAATGCCTACACCGTCACCGATCTCGTGGTAAGGCTGCCTGCTCGGAGCCTGCGGTGCGGGCAGGAAGGGGACGCGGGAGCTGCTTTGGAAAAGGAATTTGGGAGAATATGAACTCGGAATGGGTCGAGGTTCGTTTTCGGGCATCGCTCGTTAACTTTGCGCGCTGTGGCTTCGTTCCAGGAGTACAGCATCGTAATCGAAAAGCTTTCTGACGGCAAGTGGGTCCCCTTCGACGGAGACGATATTCAGCTGGAGTTCGTCCGCATCGATCCCTTCGTGCGGACCTTCCTGAAGAGGAACGGTAGGTTTCCCtcgccgccccagccccgcgtTGGGGGCGTTTTCGCCGCTCGGCTTCCACACCTTCTGGCGTCGCCCGAACCTCGCCGCCGTCTCTTTCTCAGGCGGCAAATACAGCGTGCGGTTCAAGCTGCCGGACGTCTACGGAGTGTTTCAGTTCAAAGTGGATTACAACCGGCTGGGCTATACCCACCTCTACTCCTCTACCCAGGTACGCGCGGTGGGAGTTACTCGCCGGAGAGGGAAGGGTGGCCGGGCCGCCGGACTCACGGGGCCGCTCTCTCCCCTCCCAGGTGTCCGTGCGTCCCCTCCAGCACACGCAGTACGAACGTTTCATCCCCTCGGCGTACCCGTACTACGCCGGCGCCTTCTCCATGATGGTTGGCCTCTTCATGTTCAGCATCGTCTTCCTGCAcatgaaggagaaggagaaatccGACTGAGCTCCCCGTGGGAggaagagcctttttttttttcccccccggcgccaggcagggacgggcagcGCTCGGGACCCTCGTTTGTAACCCTGTGAGGACTGGTAGGTGCCAGGCACGCTGTGGGTCCGCGTTcggtcttttttatttttacacgtgtgtgtgggggggattAACAGGAAAGAAGACGAAATTTTGGGGGGGAAACCCGTCGCCAAAGCGTCGGCAAACGCGGGAACGCGACGCCTCTGGCGGTGTTCCCTGATTGAGCTCGCGATGTTTGTCTCGCCCCGCCCTCGGAGTGATTTTGAGTCGAGGTTAACTCCTTTTCCAAATAAAGTCTTGTTCCTCTCGCCCTGGGTTGAAGCGAAGTGAATTCACCGCGTGGGGCTTTCGGCCGCGTCCCCGGACTTTGCGGGTGGCACCTGGGGGGACGTGTCCCCGCGTCACCCTCACGAGCTCGGGGTGTTCCGTGGGGTGGGCTGTGAGGGAACAGTCAGGACGGCGCCGAGGCTGGAGCACGCCGAGAGGCAAAAGGGGGAGTCTGGGGTGCGCGGAGGGGCTTGGGGCACCCCGAAAAGCACACCGCGGGGTCCGGGGTGTCCCCAGAGGCGCACCGAGGAAGACAGGGCACCCCAAAAGCCGGGCTGTGCCCCAAAAAGCAAACGGGCGGGTTCAGGGACACCCctaaaggcccaccgagggccttGGAGCACCCCAAAATGAGCGCTGAGGGGTCCGGGGAGGAAAAAGCAGCCAGAAGACGCGATCCCAGGAAAACCAGGGTGAAGTGGAGGAGCCGAAGGGGTGGCAGGGGTGGGGGACGGAGCGAGCAGCTTTTGGGGTGCGCCGGGGCTGTTTCGGGGCGGAAGAGGGGGAAATGGTGCTGGGGTTTCCTCCGCCCCTGCCCGGAGGGCTGCGGGGTGAGAGGCGCTGATGAATACaaggggggaagaaggggatggGGACGTGGGGGGCAGCATTTGGGGTGCGGGGACCCCCCAGGGGCACGGACCCCTCCCACGTGCCGCCGCAGGGAGAGGGGGGCGGGCCCCACCTCCCGCCGGGCGCCCGCTGATTGGTCGAGCGCCCCTGATTGACGGCCGGCCCctgagccggcggggcgggcgcttTGCGACGGCGGCGCttgacggcggcggcggcacttggcggcggcgggggccggtgGCGGAGGCGGCGGGTCGGCCATGCTGCTCACCGTGTTCTGCCTGCGCCGCGACCGCAGCGAGCTCACCTTCTCCCTCCAGGTGGACGCCGACTTCGAACTGCAAAACTTCCGGGCTCTCTGCGAGCTGGAGTCCGGTATCCCGGCGGCCGAGAGCCAGGTCAGGCCCTGCCCGCCgacgggccgcccccccccccccccgccccgagggccggggccgggcccggtcgttaccccccaccccccccacacacacccccgggGTTGGGGTCCCGTGGGCCGGGAacggctctgtgtgtgtgtccccacgCAGGGTCTGTGTCCCCGCGGGGCCTCCGCCCCGCCGTCTCCCGGagtttgggggggtgtgtgtgtgtgtgttattttggGGGGCCGTCCCTCCCCGCGCCGACCTTTCGGTTTTGGGCAGAAACGCGTCCCTTTTCCCTCAGAATCCTCCTCTTCCCCTCGGGAGAGGGCTCCGGGTCCCCGATGACCCGCTGTCTTACGGGGGTCCCTCCGGGAAAGGCTCGGTCTCCTCCCGCGGTGGagctgaaaaggagaagaaaacggttttggtttttttttttaactgagttttCAGGGGAATTTGGCGGTTTAGTGAGGGGGGATTGGGAGCGAGAGGAACGGCAGTCGGAGAGCGGGGAAGGTGGTGGCCCGTGGTCCCCTCAAACCCCGGGGAACGAGGCTGAAACGTTCGGGAAAGGGTTTCTTTATCATATCAAATTCCTGCCCGCCTCCGGGGCGGAACGGGCAGATcgaggcttccccccccccccccccccctttttcttacAGGTGCGGGGACCGAACGGCGCGCCCGCCGGGTTTCCCCCGGCAGAGATCCCCCTCCGGCCCGAATTCGGGGCTCGCTCGTCACGAGCGTGCCAAAACACACGGCAGGCTGCGGCGTGGGGGCGGCTCtcgtccgtccgtctgtccgtccgtctgGGGTTTACTCACTGTTTTGGGTTCAGTCCCgcttcttttggttttttgggggtttttttttgcgaTTTCTACCCGTTTATCAGCGGGGCGACGCGCTGCTGGACGGGGCGATGTCGGCTCCTTTCCCCGGGGCGCTGGCCGCGCCTGGCAGAGTTTGCGGAGATTTGTGGCGACGGCTTTTGCTTCCCGAGCCCTCTCCTAGGCTAAATTAATAATCCCAATCAAGCGAATATTAGTCAGTGACGGAAAAACGGCTGGACCTCGTTTCGCCGGGAGTTCCCTTGCTTTGAGTTTTTGCTCCACCGCAGCGAAACCGCTGCGGAGTTTTGCGATTATATCAGCGGCAGGTAACGGGGATCGGCGCTGTGCTTTTTGTAACCacctctgctgtccttctgctcACCCATCTGCCGTTCATGCAtcgttttgcttcctttttctttaatgttttctatttattgttCCTTTATCTCCTGTTTGTGAAGTGTTTTGAGGACCTTCGGTGGGGAGAAAGTTATAAAAATACAAGTTATCGGCGAAGCAGCTTGTCGCGTAGAAGGGTTTTACGTGCTCAAACCACCCTCCGCAAATAGGCGGTATTACATTTACCAAACTTGGTGGTTTGCTGCCGCTTTTCCATAACCGCGGCGTACGTTGCGTTAAAGGTGTCACGTTGGCACAAAAGGGAGGGTGAATTTAATAGTAGGGGTCGCACGAACCACTGCTGTGTGTGGAGGAGGGTTGATCCCCGTCTTGTTTTCCGCTGTTTTGTGAAATTAATTCCGGGTGCCGCAGTTTGGGGTGGAGGTGAGCAGGGGGCTGCGAGGTTTCCGAGGGATGGCTGCGGTCGCAAGGTGCGGAGGACGGCGTGAGATAACGGGGACGGCTGCTGGCGGGCTGCGGTGATAAGAGGAGCTGCGCCAGGAGAGGGGAAATAATTCGGCTCGCCGCGGTTTCCTCCACGCATCGAGGCGGTGGGTGGCTTTTCTGGAGGGGGGACGGGGAGGCTCTCGGCAGAACCGCATTCTTCCGGCAGCGCCGTGGATTTCCTTCGTTTCTCTTTCTTTACGTGCCGTCCATCTCCTGTCCTTGGCTGTGCGCAGGGAGATGTGACGGGTTCTGGGTTTGGATTGATTTGTGGTTGCTGGTGGTATCTAGCACTCTTGATTGGGGTTCCTTGCCCCCTAAGGAGGTTCTACCCTACGGCATCACGCAAAATCCAACCGTCGTGCGGTCTTGGTGCCTACATCCCTGCCCAGGTCACCTCCGGAAGCGCCCGTGTCCGGTACCTGGCCAGCCCACAAGCTCACCTTCTAAAATATGCTACAAACCAGATAATCAAAACGCGGCAAAATTAAATCAGTTTGTTTTAACAGCGGAGCGGAATGGGTCAAAAGCGTATTAAGCCGCGCTGCTAATGGATGTAGAGTGAGTGCCAGGCGCTTAATTCATTGTCGGAGGTGTTAAGACCGAACGCTCATAAATCCAATCCCAGCAAGATGACAGAGGTAAAACCTCACTTAAACTTATTAACTTGTCTCTTCCAGAGTGTCTGCGCGGGGAAACTGCCGTTTAAGATTTGCGCATGCAGCTCGGGTTTATTACAAGCTTGCTCTCTCTGCGGGCAGCAGCGTTACTGAGTCAGGCCAGGCGGGACATGTCCGGTAACGTGAAAGGATGCACCGGGATTCTCCCCATCACAAGCTAACCTTAATTATGCCGGTAACGTCCTGCAAACCATCGGAGTAGAGGCTGCGCGCCTTCATATAGCTTGCAAATGGACCCGTGTTTGCTTAGGAAGGGACCCGGTCCGGTGCAGTGCCGCTGAGGCTGTTAAGCGTGTCGTTAATGGGAAGGTAGGAAGCTCGCGCTTGTTTCTAATCGCGTGTGTTTCTCTAATTCTGATAGCTCTGATTGCTGCCGTATGCGGTTctcactatttttgctttttctgtcttgtctttGGCACCACCGCTGACGATGGAGCTCCGCTCTTCGAGTGCATTAGTGTAATATTTCTGTGTAATATTTCTGAGTTGCTGCAGTAAAGCAGTGAAAGTCTGTAGCGTCTTCCAAACCTTAAGACGCGTAGTAATTGGTTTTTTTGGATCTGCTACTTGCGATAGCATCGGGTAGAGCCGTAGCCCATCCGCGCAAGGGACTGCGAAAGCTTCTCCCACGCGGCTCTGCCGGTCCCGACCTGCGGCAAACCTGTTGTTGCTGAACCGGCCTTTTCCAGACCCAGAGAGACGCGGTCTTGCTAAACGAGGTGGTAAACGTGAAATTCAATCGTATGCCCGACGGGTTTAGGCCGAGTTCTCCGGCACTTCTTGCTTTGGACTCCTGCCAGGGGTAGGAGGCTGTTGAACCGATCTGCCTAGTCTCGCGCTCTGATGAAGGCACAGAAACCTTGATGTTTAGCAGATATCGCTTCTGGGAACTTCTGTTCCCGTAAAGTgcttctttatttgttttatttcttttgcttccctGTAATTTAGGACATTCGTAGGTATTACAGTTCTAATGTTAACAGAAATGTTCCCATGGtgattatttgtttttatctcaataTGGTTTTATGTTTAATCCACGGACCCCTTGT
Protein-coding sequences here:
- the DDOST gene encoding dolichyl-diphosphooligosaccharide--protein glycosyltransferase 48 kDa subunit, which gives rise to MAAAALRLWWLLAVAAAGAEGGPRTLVLLENGNLRDTHSLFFRSLADRGFDLTFRTADDAGLSLIKYGEFLYDNLIIFSPSIEDFGGNINVETITAFIDGGGSVLVAASSDIGDPLRELGSECGIEFDEERTAVIDHHNYDISDPGQHTLIVADAENLLKAPTIVGKAALNPVLFRGVGMVADPDNPLVLDILTGSSTSYSFFPDKPITQYPHAVGKNTLLIAGLQARNNARVVFSGSLDFFSDAFFNSAVQKATPGSKRYSQTGNYELAVALSRWVFKEEGVLRVGAVSHHRVGELAPPNAYTVTDLVEYSIVIEKLSDGKWVPFDGDDIQLEFVRIDPFVRTFLKRNGGKYSVRFKLPDVYGVFQFKVDYNRLGYTHLYSSTQVSVRPLQHTQYERFIPSAYPYYAGAFSMMVGLFMFSIVFLHMKEKEKSD